GCCCTCGCCGAAATAATTAAGCCTGAAGTTACTTCGCGTTGGGAGTTTGCTGTCAAACCGTCGGTGGGAGTAAATTTTATCTACAGTGATTTGAGTTGGCTCGGTAGCTATGCCAAACAAGAGAGTGCTTTTGGTGAACTGATGTCTGGTGAGACTTTTACCAAGAATAAGGAGCGTGCTAGTAAGATTCGTGAGAAGTTAGATCGTAGCTTCTTTGTCATGCACCGCAGTAAAATCACTACCGACGAAGATCGTATGGGGGTGCTGAGCCTGCTTTATCAAGATGAAGAAAAACTCAGTGGCGAAGCTATTCTCTATGAAGCAGATCGAGATTTTGTGCACTCAAGGGATTTGAAGAGAATCTTCTCCAAGAGCGGGGGATCTGGTTTTGATTTTCAAGTGATTGTCTATGATCCTTCATCCTTTGCTGAGATAGTGGGGATCCTAGGACTTCAAGGGCCTTCGAGCGATGAGGCTATGGGAACCGCTTTAAAGATATTACACTCTAAACCGGGTGAGATTGATGACACGCCCGAGATCGCTGCGCTTGGTATAAGCTTGAATCTACCCAAACGCAGCCAAAAACAAATCCATAAAGCAGTAGATGACTACCTAGTCCGGAAAGCTGCAATGGAAAAGAAGCGGCGCGAGGAGGAGTTGGAATTGGGACTCAAGAAGCATCAAGAGATCCAGAAACTACAAAAGCAATTGGATGATGCATTAAAAGGAGATCCAGATGTCACCGATGTGAAGGTATTAATGGGATTGCTAGGTGCGGTCAATGGAGCTAGCGGACTAAAGAAACTCAAAGCTCTAGCGGAGAAGAAAGGGTTCCTGGTGGTGAAAATTGGAATATCAAAACCTTTCCCACTTTTTAATAAGCAGATCGAAGATATCCGAAGCGATAGTGAGAATAATTGGCGATTCCCTCTGCGCTTTGGTTTAGCACCTCCTGAGGACGATTCGGATATTCCTGATCGGATGGGATTCAATGCTAAGAAAAGGAAAGATGGGAAGATTGCGGTGAGTCGCTATCCCTCTCGCTTGACATATGACTCGAGGACTTCGTCGAGAACGGGACCTGTATCGGGGGATTGGAAGTATGCTCCGATAACCGATGTGTATGATCCGTTGGAACCCGTTTTAGTGGAGATTGTGCAATTGAATCCTGGAACGACAGCTCTGGTTTGGATGTTACGAGACTTACTTGATGAGGATGTCTATGTGTCCAAGAGACAGTGGGTATTGGCACAAAGTTTACCTCAGGTGGCAGAGTCTCTATGGGATAAGAAGGAGATGGAAGATGTGATGGATACGGTGGACATCATCTTTACTGCGGGAGCCTTGGGCAGTGTGGTCACTGCTCCGCTGAAAGTGGGGCACGCAGCCTTTGCTAATATGGCGAGGACTACGGTGAGTCGAGAAGTCTTGAAGGCATCACTTACTTTCGTGGTGACGGAAACTCTAGCTATGAAGTTTGTGGAGTTTGATTATCGGGTGAATGAACTGGAGCGTGACAAGTATAGCAAGGAGGATCGAGAGAATTGGGGGTACTTTAAAGTAGCCTTATTGTTGTTTATGGCGGGCGCTATCAGTTTGAGTGCTATGCGGGGTGCTTATAAATATTACTTACACAATGCTTCATCACCGAGGATGAAGAGTGCCATCAAAGCGTTGCAAGAGGAGTTTGAAGCACAGGCCAAAGCTGAGGGACGAGTTGTAGGTGATGATGTAGCCAAAGGCGTTACTCAATCAGCTCAAGTAGATGCGAAGGTCCGCTCTAACAAGGTGATGTCACAGATGTTTCCGGACGCGACGGCAAAGGGTGGTTCGGAAGGCCTAGGACAACAGGCGGCGTGGTGGAACCCTTTCTCGAAGAATGCTTCGACTCCTAAACCGGAATTTTTGAAGAAACCATGGACCTCATGGCATAAAATTGATGCTCAGATTGCAGCCAAGGATGCCTTGGATGCTAGGACTGTTACAGAATACACCGATATTACAGTGAATGATGCTAGAGTAGCGATCCCCCAGATTTACAGCGGACCATTAACTCCTGAATTTGCTCAGGTGCAAAATGGTCGCACCTACTTACGTATCAATGGGATTGATGTTGAAAGCCTCGTAGCCCGTCTCAAGTCTTATTTTAATCAAGCTCATGCTGAGGCACTTACCGTTATTCATAGAGACAGAGAGTGGTGGGATGATCTTGCTGCAGGTAGGCACAATGGGTTAGGTGATTTTCCTAACACTTTGGATCGCGTTGCTTGGGCTAACCATTTGGCTAGTCTTTATACTGCTATCCGTGCGCAATTTGATGCCATTGATAATGCAATAGTGCGCATGAATACACAATTGGATTCTGGGACGCCAGCAGGTTCTTTTTTAATCGATCGTATTTCGGCAGGTATCATGGTCGAACTAGAAAACTTTGCTTCCATGAGGGTGCCAGGGCATCCAAATATGTTTGTTTTTAATACGGATATAGCTCGTGTTGCAGGTACTTTAGTTGGCGAAGCCAGAGCTCTTGGGAGATTGGAAATTCCAACACAAGCTATGTTGAATGATCATCTGAGAGACGCATTACAACTTTTCCCTGTTCCCCATCTTGAGGCGGCCTTATTACGTGGTCAATCAACGGATGCTATACGCTTAGGCCATGACTATGCGTGGCAACAAGTTAATGGCAGATGGCTTGATGATGTTGACCATATCGTGGGTTCTGCTGCCGCAACCTATGACCCAATCGAGCAGGTTATTCGTGTCCAACCGACTCCTATATCTCAAGCAGTATTACGTGAATTTGTAGTTCATGAAACTTATCATGCTTGGTTTCACGAATCATTCCCCTTCTTTGTTAAACTCAATAAGAGCTTCCAGCAAGATGTGATGACGAAGCTAGCACTCTTCTTCAATGAGAATAATGCCTATCGCTCGGGTTTGAGAGCTCGTCAGGATTTGATGGATAATGCTGCGATGATCTCACAATACGAATTAAATTACTTGGCAACACAAGCTAATTTTAAAGGGTTTCATGGACGGATCAAAAAATCGATTGGAAACAGAAAAATATCTCTTTCTGTTTATTATGCTGCCATTTTGGCTCACAAAATTTTTGTAAGCTTGCCTAAGGCCGGTCAAGAATACTTGATTAAAAGACCTACCGATTGGATGTTTCGTTAAGATAAGTTGTTCCTGTTAGGCGTATCAACCTAGTCTTTGGGGTTTGCAGCGGTATGGAGATGGGTTTTTACCTTACACGATTGCTGTTATCAATGATTTCACCGGTGGCGACATCAAAGGTGGGGGTAGATGCAAAGGTATCTCCTCCGGGTGCTCTTGCATCCGCACTGACTTCGATACGTGTCTGAGTCATCATCTGGTTGCCATCTCTGATTTGAATTTCTTTTGCTCTTACTTGGATGTTGGCTTCAAATAGAGTAATCATGCGGTCACCCTCTTGAATATCAATTTTGTAACTGATATCAGCTAATCTTAGTGTGCCAGGTGTTGTTTTCGTAACGGTAGTCATGTGGATTCTACTACCTGACGCCACGGCCTCATCTCTAAGAACGCGTAAGAAAGCTTCGATGCCTCTGTTTTGTAGCGCTTGGTTAACCATCTCGGGTGCTAGGCGAATGGCTTGTCCAGACTCGGCTCGTAGACCTGCACCTTGGCTATGAGCTCGTTGCCACCCTTGAAGTTCTGTTGAGGCATATTCACCCGCACTCATCATCTGTCTTTCTAAATTGGCACGGGCTTCTCGTGGTCCTATCCAACTATGGATGACAATACGAGGATCTCCTTTTGTTGGGCGCTCTACCATATAGACACCACTTGGAGTAGGAGTAGCGCTGGATCTCCTTACCGCATTGCGCACGCCTGCTTCCTCCGCTTCTGCTAGCGTCATGTATCTTCCTCCTTTTGTCGTGCCGTAGTGACGTGAATCTGGAAGATGGTAGATATTGCTATCGGTATTCACCCAAACGCGGAAATTGTTAGGAAGTCTTTGAGTGGCTAGTTGACGTGCTTGATCTTCTAATTCTAATAAGGTTTCAGTTAAGTTTTCCCTCCAAGCTCTTCCATGGAGATATCGCTTGACTTGGTGGAGACTATCAAATCCCATATCATTGAAGGTGATATTGAAACGGGACATGAAATCTAGAAGTTCTTCGAATTGCGCATAATCAGCAAGACTTGCTGGTGGGATAGGAGGGAGGCAAGGAGAGCTGCATAGTTTGAATGCTTTGGCTGCATTGGGGAAGCGTTGTACGGCGTCTCGAAGCTCCGGGCTCATTTCCAACAGTTCTTTAGTTTCCTCATTGACTCCATTGACCTTATGAACGATTTGCTCGGTTTCGGTGCTGATTTTTTTAGAGGCTATATCATCTAAGACATCAGTACTTCTTGAGGTTCTGGAGAGTTTAGCCGCTTGAAGTAACTCGGTGGCCTCCATCCCAAAGTCAATCATGTCAATAAGGGTAAAGAGAGAGTCCCATATGGCTTGGCTTCTTTTGGCCTCGGCTTCATCAGAGCTAAAAAGCCCGCTGCCAACGCCAGCATTAGCAGCGGTGGCATAGTCGTCAGCCTCCTCCCAGCTCTTGATGGATTGAACTGCTCCAGACGCTAGGCCCAATCCTGCACTCAAGAATGGACCAATGCCTGGCACAAATAGCAGGGCAAGTGAAGCTCCTGTTAGTCCAAGCTGAGTCCAAAGATTATAGCTAGATTCACGTTGCTGGAGTAACTTGATGGAAGTCAAAACATCAGGATTACTCATTGTTAGATCTTGCAACAAGGGGTTGACAATGCTTTGAACACTAAGAACAGGAATATCACCTGTTACCAAGCGCTTTCTCGTATCGTCGATATCTCTGACCACTTGACGTAATGCCAGTGCGGTTAATTGAGTGAAGTGCTGTCCCATGGTGGGATAAGATGATTGATAACGATGGGCTGCTGCCACCTCTGGGTAAGTGGCTTTAATAAGGCGGATCGTTTTTTCAACTTCTTTGAGTCGACGATTGATCTTCGCTATTTCTGCACTCCTGACACGATCACTTAAGCGATCAGCAGCAGGGTCACGCATACGGGTTTCTCCAGGACTTCCACCAAGCCTCTTGGGCGGAGCATAAGATTTTAAACCGCTTCTCCGAGAAAGGAGGTCTTGGTAAATAGGAAACAATTCCCGTGCCGCCCTTATTCTAGGTGTTTCCGTATTCAATGATGGGAGGGGATATTGATCTACCATTTCTAAAGCCTCTTGTCTATTTTCTGCAAGAAGTTCAAAAGCCTTTCTGATGGCGAGACGTTTGAAGGCCTGGCTCAACTCACCGTAGCGAGCTTCAGAATTTCTTAGTAGGTCTTCATCCCTTTTACTAATTTTTTGAGTCTTACTTAGGTCACCCAATTCACTAGGATCTATGATTTGCACTTCATGCGTCACAAAAATATGGTTGGTGCCTCCATGCCCGGCAAATCCTAGTGGTTTACCACGGAAGAAAATCGTTCGGTGTCCTGACTGAGTAAATTGGTATCTCATTTCCAGCGGGTAGGAATGACCGAGGAGACCTGGTTTTTCAGGAAAGGAGTGTTGGCCCCCATAGCCATCAATGACTCCAAATTCTGGGTTTTCATAGTCATAGATAGTGAGTTCATCAGGGTACACTCCAGGTCTAATGGTTCCTTTATGAGCTTCTTTAGACATTCGCTGTTTCTCGGAATCGGTACGGTCGGTTTCATTTCTTAAACGGAAGGTAACAATAGACCCTTTTAAGATAATGGGTGAAGGATGATCCACTTCAATATACCAGCGAAGTCCTCCAGCTTCCTTCTGGTCTTCTTCAGTGCTACGTTGAACTGATATTAAGGATGGCTTTTTCTTTGAATCCTTTTGCTGTACCACATGTGTAAGCTCATGGGCTAGTAACTTTTTTCCTGTTATTGTTGCAGGATTGAATTTTCCATGATTGAAGAAGATATCATTCCCACTAGTAAAAGCTTGGGCGTGCAACTGTTTTGTCAAAGTTGGATTCTCGTGAATACGAACTTTGCTAAAGTCTTCTCCGAAATAGCTTTCAACACTTTCTCTCACTTCATTTGGGAGGGGTGATCCCTTACCTTGTTTTTGCCTCATTTGATTTTCAAGACTGGAGTAAGACGATGAGTTTACCTCTCGATGAAATTTGGATGAGATTTTGCTTATTTTGCGTGGGTGCTTTTGTAGGGAGGATTGTCCAAATGATTGTTCGATTTCAGAGGCTTCTTTTTCATAAGCATCTTTGCCAGATCCTCTATTTAATTTGAATTGGATAAGGAACTCATTGTTAAGGTCGTCGTCTTCCTGGCACTTAGGACAAGCTCCTCCGCAAGCACATTTGCGTTGAACTAAAAGAGGGGAGGTTTGCGCTTCCTGGTTTTGCTTTTTTGAGTCATTATCGGATGAGACTTCCAAATCAATCAGGCCTTCAGGCGTTACAGCGTGCTTGCTTGGCAGTGAAAAAAGAAATGAATGAAAGGGATTGGCCATATCAATTTACGATCTCGGTGCTATACAATTTCTAACTAACCATAGAAAGCAAAGTGATTCTTTTCAATAATCGTCTGAATAGGGCAGGCAGCCTCTGTATGATCTGAGCTTTCCTTCCAAAAATCATTTCTACTTATCAATGGGCTGACCGAGCCCACGTAAACTGAAATTTTGATGTAGTTATTGATCTAGAATCCATTACTGTGTTTTAGGATTAGTAAATGTAACTTATTTTGTCTAACATCTGCCTTGGGGCGCGAGTCTTAGACCGTCACCTCGAAGGGCTGGTTCGCATAGTGTTCGGCTCTACTCTTTCACTGAATCAGTAGAATATGGTTCTACGATGGCGACATAGCCTCCACCAGGTGCTAGCCTGAGCTTTAGCTCAGACTCATTTGTTGCGGTACTTTCTCCGATGCTGGTATCGGTCGCTTTCTTTGCTGCATTTGGCCCGTCTGACCAGAATCTAAGCCGATATTTGCCCTTGGGCAGGAAATCCAATTTGCACGACAGCTCACGTGGTATCCAGTCTGTCATAGCGCAGATGAACCATCTGTTGCCATTGCGACGGGCCAGGGCCAGAACGTTGCCTATCTCAGCCTTGAGTACAACGGTCTCGTTCCAGGTGGTAGGAACTTCCTGAAGAAATGGCATGCATTCAGGGTTCTTTCGGTATTTGGTCGGTGTATCGGCCAGCATCTGCAACGGGCTTAAATAGGCCACATACATGGCTAATTGATGACAGCGAGTACCCAGGCTACCGGGATCCTCGTGTTTCGCAAGGAATTCGGCTTCACTATAGTTGTCCATTGCACCTGGAGTGTAGTCCATTGGACCAACTGCCATACGGATGAATGGCACCAGAACAGCCATGTCGGGATTGGCACTCTTACTCCACTTGCTTTGCTCGAGACCCAGGACAGACTCGTGGGTCAATACGTTCGGGTACGTGCGCTGAAGGCCGGTAGGTTTGGATCCGCCATGGAAATTCACGATCAGCTTGTGCTGGGCGGCTCTCTCCGCGATTCTTGCGCAGAAATCCATCATCACTTGATCGTCACGCTGCATGAAATCGACTTTGATCCCCTTTATTCCCCACTTGGAGAACTGCTTGAATGCCGCATCAAAGTTGCGCTCCAGCGCTGTGGAGGTCATCCAGAGGATAATGCCCACATTCTTTGCCTTGCCATACTCAACAAGCTTTCGAATGTTGAGGGCAGGAATAACATCTAGCAGCTTGGCAGGACCCACAACACTCCATCCCTCGTCAAGTATAACGTACGGTAGTTTGTTTGCAGAGGCGAAATCAATGTAGTTCTTATAGGTCGCTTGGTTGATTCCGGCTTCGAACGGGACATCGGTAATATTCCAGGCATTCCACCAATCCCACGCGGCCTTTCCAGGTTTGATCCAGGAGGTATCATTCAACCGGCATGGATCGGCTAGAGTATAAAGCATGGTTGAGGTCAAGAGACCGGCATCATCTGTTATCAATAGGGCTCGCCATGGATAGCTGCGGGTGCCCGCTGTCTTGGCCAGGAAACTGTTGTATTCCAAGACGGTCAGGTTGCGGTCGTCTTTGAGATCTAGCTTGGCAGGATGGTGAGGAAATGATGCTGTAAGCTCTGTCTTCTCACCGCCTTTGATCCAGAGTCCGGGATACTCCTCAACATTGACATCAGTCAGTAGAAGGTTTTGTTTGCGGCCTAGTTCTACCAGCAATGGAACACAGGCGGTTATGAGGTCTTTCGTTTGAGACAAAACGCTATGTTTGAAATAATTTTCCTGATGAGAGAAGAAGCCTTCTCCCTTATGGATTGGATAGTATACAGGATAGTCTTCAGCAAAAGTGAAGGAGAGCCTTTCACTGTTAACGGTGACTTCATCCTTTTCAAACTGGCTTTCCCATCGAAAAGCAACACCATCGTCATAAACGCGGATGCGTAGTGCTACGGGACAGTCAAACTGAACCAGGGTTTCCGTACAAGCCTCCTCTATAAGATCCTTGATTGTCGGGACTATTGGAGTAACAGAATTCCGAATATGCTTCTGCTCAGAACTCTTGACCTTGAAGGTCCCCGGATATTCCACTCCGTCAATGGTAATGGAAATCGGAATACCAGTAATGATCTCTCTTCTCTCTTTGGCCAGTCGGCCGACAAGAGATTTTTCGCTATGAGCAAGATGAAAGGTTATCGTTTTGTCTGGCGAGCGGGTCAAGACCTCTTCTGCTCGACTCATAGCATGTGTAAGCAAGACTAGCGACACTACAGTTTCTAGTATTCTTCTCATTCCCATTCTTATCCTCCATTTCTGGTTCTTGCGAACTATTGATTGAGCACAAAATGTCTCAACTCTTAAACGGGGGCAGTATAGTAACCCTGTTGATTGTTCGAAGTACTTGCCAAATTAGCAACAGGCTGTTGGTAAATCAGTGGGTCACTTTTGATGAGTTTACGTGGTTTTAATGGCTCCTGGCTAATTCCTGATAAATGGACAAGAA
The window above is part of the Verrucomicrobiota bacterium genome. Proteins encoded here:
- a CDS encoding DUF4157 domain-containing protein, producing MANPFHSFLFSLPSKHAVTPEGLIDLEVSSDNDSKKQNQEAQTSPLLVQRKCACGGACPKCQEDDDLNNEFLIQFKLNRGSGKDAYEKEASEIEQSFGQSSLQKHPRKISKISSKFHREVNSSSYSSLENQMRQKQGKGSPLPNEVRESVESYFGEDFSKVRIHENPTLTKQLHAQAFTSGNDIFFNHGKFNPATITGKKLLAHELTHVVQQKDSKKKPSLISVQRSTEEDQKEAGGLRWYIEVDHPSPIILKGSIVTFRLRNETDRTDSEKQRMSKEAHKGTIRPGVYPDELTIYDYENPEFGVIDGYGGQHSFPEKPGLLGHSYPLEMRYQFTQSGHRTIFFRGKPLGFAGHGGTNHIFVTHEVQIIDPSELGDLSKTQKISKRDEDLLRNSEARYGELSQAFKRLAIRKAFELLAENRQEALEMVDQYPLPSLNTETPRIRAARELFPIYQDLLSRRSGLKSYAPPKRLGGSPGETRMRDPAADRLSDRVRSAEIAKINRRLKEVEKTIRLIKATYPEVAAAHRYQSSYPTMGQHFTQLTALALRQVVRDIDDTRKRLVTGDIPVLSVQSIVNPLLQDLTMSNPDVLTSIKLLQQRESSYNLWTQLGLTGASLALLFVPGIGPFLSAGLGLASGAVQSIKSWEEADDYATAANAGVGSGLFSSDEAEAKRSQAIWDSLFTLIDMIDFGMEATELLQAAKLSRTSRSTDVLDDIASKKISTETEQIVHKVNGVNEETKELLEMSPELRDAVQRFPNAAKAFKLCSSPCLPPIPPASLADYAQFEELLDFMSRFNITFNDMGFDSLHQVKRYLHGRAWRENLTETLLELEDQARQLATQRLPNNFRVWVNTDSNIYHLPDSRHYGTTKGGRYMTLAEAEEAGVRNAVRRSSATPTPSGVYMVERPTKGDPRIVIHSWIGPREARANLERQMMSAGEYASTELQGWQRAHSQGAGLRAESGQAIRLAPEMVNQALQNRGIEAFLRVLRDEAVASGSRIHMTTVTKTTPGTLRLADISYKIDIQEGDRMITLFEANIQVRAKEIQIRDGNQMMTQTRIEVSADARAPGGDTFASTPTFDVATGEIIDNSNRVR
- a CDS encoding glycoside hydrolase family 97 catalytic domain-containing protein; protein product: MSRAEEVLTRSPDKTITFHLAHSEKSLVGRLAKERREIITGIPISITIDGVEYPGTFKVKSSEQKHIRNSVTPIVPTIKDLIEEACTETLVQFDCPVALRIRVYDDGVAFRWESQFEKDEVTVNSERLSFTFAEDYPVYYPIHKGEGFFSHQENYFKHSVLSQTKDLITACVPLLVELGRKQNLLLTDVNVEEYPGLWIKGGEKTELTASFPHHPAKLDLKDDRNLTVLEYNSFLAKTAGTRSYPWRALLITDDAGLLTSTMLYTLADPCRLNDTSWIKPGKAAWDWWNAWNITDVPFEAGINQATYKNYIDFASANKLPYVILDEGWSVVGPAKLLDVIPALNIRKLVEYGKAKNVGIILWMTSTALERNFDAAFKQFSKWGIKGIKVDFMQRDDQVMMDFCARIAERAAQHKLIVNFHGGSKPTGLQRTYPNVLTHESVLGLEQSKWSKSANPDMAVLVPFIRMAVGPMDYTPGAMDNYSEAEFLAKHEDPGSLGTRCHQLAMYVAYLSPLQMLADTPTKYRKNPECMPFLQEVPTTWNETVVLKAEIGNVLALARRNGNRWFICAMTDWIPRELSCKLDFLPKGKYRLRFWSDGPNAAKKATDTSIGESTATNESELKLRLAPGGGYVAIVEPYSTDSVKE